The Thermotoga caldifontis AZM44c09 genomic interval CGAGGAAGGAAGGACTGAAAAAATTCAGTTTTGTGCTGAGTTCCATCCGATGAACGAATTTCGCGGGCCGGCCGTGCATCACGTAGATGCGCTTTGCCAGGCTCAGTGCTTCCCTTATGTCGTGTGTCACCAGGATGTAGCTGATTTTCACGTTTTCCAGCAACGACGAGATGTCCTGTATCAATTTTGTCTTCGTGGGAGTATCCAGGCTTCTGAAAGGCTCGTCGAGCAATAAAAGGTCCGGTTCCACGACGAGAGCACGTGCTATGTTCAACCTCTGTCTCATACCACCGCTCAGCTGACCTGGTTTATAATGTTCAAAACCCATGAGCTTCACCTGTTTGAGTACCTGCAGTATCTTATCACGATCTTCACACACGAATTCGAGGTTCCTGTAAGCGT includes:
- a CDS encoding ABC transporter ATP-binding protein, with translation MKCILELEGIFKSYGKLPVLGGIDLQIFESDAVAIVGPSGCGKTTLLRIIAGLEQPDSGAIRRHYARVGFVFQEDRLIPWCDAYRNLEFVCEDRDKILQVLKQVKLMGFEHYKPGQLSGGMRQRLNIARALVVEPDLLLLDEPFRSLDTPTKTKLIQDISSLLENVKISYILVTHDIREALSLAKRIYVMHGRPAKFVHRMELSTKLNFFSPSFLEIEKTILSYMSEQEDL